The Chitinophaga niabensis genome segment GCGGGATCTTATATAACCTGATGAAATCCTTATCCACTACTACAGCTGAAGTGGCCAGGGAACGAGCGGGCCCTTCTCCATGGAAGGTGGCGCTGGTCTGGTGTATATTAGCACCTAATCTTTGCTGGGAGGCAGATACGGAAGAGATCAGCGAACTACCCAGTAGTTCCTGCTTCATCACTTCGTATTTACCGTTTGTTTCATTATCCAGTTTCAGCAGTAATACCTGGTCCCCGTTAAATCCGCGGTCTTTGGTTTGCATGAAATGCAATTGTTTCAGCGCAAATACCGTGGCTATGATAAGGAACACCGCCGCAGTGAACTGCACTACTACTAATGCATTCCGCAGGTTGCCCTTATTCCTCCCCTGCTGTATGGAACCTTTCAATACTTTCACAGGTTCAAACGAAGAGAGATACCCGGCCGGGTATAACCCGGCTAATATACCCAACAACAAGGTAGCTCCTGCTACAAGGCCAAATACTTTGGGGTTGGTGAATAGCGGGAAGTGTAAGGCACGTTCGCTGAAATCAGATACGTATGGCAGGGTGAGCATCACAATCAGTACTGCGAAGATCAATGCAATGAAAGACAACATCACAGATTCTCCGATAAACTGCCATGCCAGTTGTGAACGATGTGCACCGATCGATTTGCGGATACCTACTTCTTTTGCCCTTTCCGAAGACCTTGCTGTAGACAGGTTCATGAAGTTGATGCAGGCAATGATCAGGATCATCACGCCGATAATAAAGAAGATATAAGTATAACGTTTATCGAACTTCTGGAAGTTGATGTAGTCATGCGTAATATTAGTAGAACCTGCATGCACATCCTTCAGGGATTGCAGGAATAGTTCATATCCCTTCCACCTGTCTTCTTCCGCCATGTATTTTTTCAGGAAGGCAGGGAACTTATTGGTGAGCCCTGCTATGTTGGCTTTCGGCGTTAATTCCAGGTAAGTGGTGAGCCAGTTACCGCCCCAGTTTTTCTCCCATCTTGGATTGTAGCGTGTGTTCAGCGTAACCAGCGCATCAAATTGCATATGGGATGCAGCAGGCACCTTTACAACGCCGGTTACGTTCAGCACGATGGTATCTCCTATATTCTTTACGATGACCTTACCAATAGGATCTTCTTCCCCGAACATCTTTTTTGCCGTTTCTTCCGAAAGGATAACATTGCCGGGCTTCATTAATGCTGTATGCTTATCTCCTGCCGTGAGCTGGAAATTAAACAGCTGCAGAAAAGTAGAATCTACCAGGAGGGTTGTTTTCAGGAATAACCTTTTCTCTCCATAATTTATATCCACATTACTTTGTGTTTGCACCCTCGTAAAGTTCTTCACTTCCGGAAACTCCCGTTTCAATGCTGTAGCCATAGGGTACATACTCAGCGCAACATTCTGCGGAGCTACCATACCCTCCCATTTCTGCACTTCACATAACCTGTAAATGTTCTTTGTATGCTGCCCATCGAAATCCCTTTCGTATGTAACAAATAACATGATCATTATACAGGAAGCCATGCCAATGGCAAGACCGGTAATGTTAATGAAGGAAAATGTTTTGTTCTTTAAAAGGTTGCGCCAGGCAATACGGAGATAATTACGGAACATAGCGGTCAGGTTATGGGAAGATAGTATTCAAATAAAATACCATGAAATGTATTTATTGAAAATCAACTCATTATAAAACAACAGTGTCCGCTTTTGATACAGTGGCTGTTCGATTATGAACAAATAACAAGGCAAAACGTTCTTTATTAAACTGTTATGCTATGAAGAAGGCCACCTGCTTATTGTTATTGACAGCTGCTCTCTTTTCCTGCAGCACCCCTACTTACGTTACCAATTTCTGGAAAACGGATGCAACACCCACCAAAACTTACAAAAGCATTTTTATTGCAGCATTGGTGAATAATGTGAATGCAAAAAGCGCCATTGAAAACAACCTTGCGAATGCAGCTGTTGCAAGAGGATACAAGGCTGTAAAAAGTATTGATGTATTTCCGCCCAATTTCACCAAAGAAAATCCATCAGACAAAAGTGCCATGCTGAATAAGATACAGCAACAGGGATGTGATGCTATCTTTACCGTTACCTTACTGGACAAGGAAAGTGAAACAAGGTATGTACCCGGTTCCGGCAGATATGCTCCTTATCCCCGTTATGGCTGGTATGGCAGCTTCTGGGGATATTACTCATATTGGTCTCCCATGATGTACGATCCGGGCTATTATACCACGGATAAAACCTATGTAATAGAAAGCAATGTATATGATGCCCAAACGGAATCGCTCTTATTTTCCATCCAGTCCTCCACGATGAACCCCAACAGTGTTGATGATTTCTCTAAAAGTTACACCGCTGCGATGGTAAAGGAGCTGGAGAAACAGGGGCTTCTAAAGAACTGATCACAGATGTTCTGTATAGTCCCTTACAGGCACGGCAGCTGTGAGTTGCTCATATTCTGATTCCATTAACCTGGGCACATTCGCCACAGCTTCTTCCAGTTGTTCCTGCGTACGGATGCCTACTACGGCAGAAGTTACTGCGGAATGCATCAGCACATATCTTACAGCCGATTGGGAGGGCAGGCGTTTGGTACCTGAAACAGCAGCTATTGCCTCCTTTGCACGTTGTACTTCTTCCGTGGTATAACTGAGGTATGGCGTGGCAGGTTTGTTGACCAGGAGCCCCTTTGCCACACTTCCCCTGGCCAGTACGCCAATGTTGTGTTTTTCCAGCAAAGGCAGGCAGCTGATCTCTGGCCTGCGAT includes the following:
- a CDS encoding ABC transporter permease → MFRNYLRIAWRNLLKNKTFSFINITGLAIGMASCIMIMLFVTYERDFDGQHTKNIYRLCEVQKWEGMVAPQNVALSMYPMATALKREFPEVKNFTRVQTQSNVDINYGEKRLFLKTTLLVDSTFLQLFNFQLTAGDKHTALMKPGNVILSEETAKKMFGEEDPIGKVIVKNIGDTIVLNVTGVVKVPAASHMQFDALVTLNTRYNPRWEKNWGGNWLTTYLELTPKANIAGLTNKFPAFLKKYMAEEDRWKGYELFLQSLKDVHAGSTNITHDYINFQKFDKRYTYIFFIIGVMILIIACINFMNLSTARSSERAKEVGIRKSIGAHRSQLAWQFIGESVMLSFIALIFAVLIVMLTLPYVSDFSERALHFPLFTNPKVFGLVAGATLLLGILAGLYPAGYLSSFEPVKVLKGSIQQGRNKGNLRNALVVVQFTAAVFLIIATVFALKQLHFMQTKDRGFNGDQVLLLKLDNETNGKYEVMKQELLGSSLISSVSASQQRLGANIHQTSATFHGEGPARSLATSAVVVDKDFIRLYKIPLVAGTDFSKDVSNNAKEYIINESLAKELLKEEKKGATMESLVGKMFGYGGMDSSGRIIGVAKDFNFNTLHHKIETLMMFNQKDWGYSEMAIRISADKIKESMAVVEATWNKHVVGHPFDPYFLDQHFAKIYQSDKQVSTVVLILALLAIIISCLGLFGLASHAAERRLKEIGIRKVLGATVQNIVAMMSKDFVKLVIIANLIAWPIAWYAVYTWLNDFAYRISISWWVFGIAGIIAVAIALLTVSYQAIRAGYSNPVKSLKID